From Brassica oleracea var. oleracea cultivar TO1000 chromosome C3, BOL, whole genome shotgun sequence, a single genomic window includes:
- the LOC106335902 gene encoding DEAD-box ATP-dependent RNA helicase 39, with product MVGASRTILSLSLSSSSLFTFSRTSNFVPFLRLHKPSSRFHHALRRPLCAAAAAPTETNIADPDQLKHTILLERLRLRHLKESAAKPQPRPSSVVGIGEEQNIKSKKKKLAESFEELGLSEEVMGALKEMNIEAPTEIQCIGVPAVMERKSVVLGSHTGSGKTLAYLLPIVQLMREDEATLGKITKPRRPRTVVLCPTRELSEQVYRVAKSVSHHARFRSILVSGGSRIRPQEDSLNNAIDMVVGTPGRILQHIEEGNMVYGDIAYLVLDEADTMFDRGFGPDIRKFLAPLKQRALKTNDQGFQTVLVTATMTTAVQKLVDEEFQGIEHLRTSTLHKKIANARHDFVKLSGSEDKLEALLQVLEPSLAKGSKVMVFCNTLNSSRAVDHYLSENQVSTVNYHGEVPAEQRVENLKRFKDEEGDCPTLVCTDLAARGLDLDVDHVIMFDFPKNSIDYLHRTGRTARMGAKGKVTSLISRKDQMLAARIEEAMRNNESLEALTNDNVRRDAARTQITQEKGRSVKQIRAVSKQRNTRDRGTSSSPPARPAGVKTPVRKSTSVRKSTSGRTSSSPEKSTKPKRKILKTVGSRSIAARGKKGSERTGKKLSVVGFRGRSSAARPSS from the exons ATGGTAGGAGCTTCGAGAACAATCCTCTCCCTCTCTCTCTCCTCCTCTTCCCTCTTCACCTTCTCCAGAACCTCCAACTTCGTCCCATTTCTCCGCCTCCACAAACCTTCCTCTAGATTCCACCACGCTCTTCGCCGCCCTCTATGCGCCGCCGCAGCCGCTCCGACGGAAACGAACATCGCAGACCCAGATCAATTAAAGCACACGATCTTGCTGGAGAGGCTCCGTCTCCGACATTTGAAGGAATCGGCGGCGAAACCACAACCGAGGCCGAGCAGCGTCGTTGGCATAGGGGAAGAACAAAACATTAAGAGTAAGAAGAAGAAGTTGGCTGAGAGTTTCGAGGAGCTAGGGCTGAGCGAGGAAGTGATGGGGGCTTTGAAAGAGATGAACATTGAGGCTCCTACTGAGATTCAGTGTATCGGTGTACCTGCTGTTATGGAGCGCAAGAGCGTCGTCTTGGGGTCACACACCGGCTCCGGCAAGACTCTTGCCTACTTGCTTCCTATTGTTCAG CTGATGAGAGAAGATGAGGCAACCCTTGGTAAAATAACTAAGCCTAGGCGTCCCAGGACTGTTGTTCTCTGTCCCACCAGAGAACTCTCTGAGCAG GTTTACCGTGTGGCAAAGTCCGTAAGCCACCACGCGAGGTTCAGATCTATATTAGTTAGCGGTGGTTCTCGGATAAGACCACAGGAGGATTCGTTGAACAATGCAATAGACATGGTTGTTGGAACCCCTGGTAGGATTCTTCAGCACATCGAAGAAGGAAACATGGTCTATGGAGATATCGCATATTTG GTGCTGGATGAGGCAGACACTATGTTTGATCGTGGCTTCGGTCCCGACATTCGCAAGTTCCTTGCCCCACTGAAACAGCGTGCGTTGAAAACAAATGACCAAGGGTTTCAAACCGTCTTAGTCACTGCCACTATGACAACG GCTGTTCAGAAGTTAGTCGATGAGGAGTTTCAAGGGATAGAGCATTTGCGAACATCAACATTGCATAAGAAGATAGCAAATGCTCGGCATGACTTCGTCAAGCTTTCAGGTAGCGAAGATAAGCTAGAAGCACTTCTACAG GTTCTTGAACCTAGCTTAGCCAAAGGGAGCAAGGTGATGGTCTTCTGTAACACTTTGAACTCCAGCCGCGCCGTCGATCACTATCTTTCTGAAAACCAGGTCTCTACTGTGAATTATCACGGTGAAGTTCCAGCAGAACAAAG GGTTGAGAACTTGAAAAGGTTTAAGGACGAAGAAGGAGACTGCCCCACGCTGGTGTGCACTGATTTGGCTGCGAGGGGTCTGGACCTTGACGTGGATCATGTAATCATGTTTGATTTTCCAAAGAACTCT ATTGACTACCTTCATCGCACTGGAAGAACAGCTCGCATGGGCGCTAAAG GAAAAGTGACGAGTCTGATAAGCAGGAAGGACCAAATGTTAGCTGCTAGAATCGAAGAAGCCATGAGAAACAACGAGAGCTTAGAAGCACTCACCAACGATAACGTGAGGAGGGATGCTGCAAGAACCCAAATCACTCAGGAGAAAGGAAGGAGCGTTAAGCAGATCAGAGCAGTGAGCAAGCAACGAAACACTAGAGACAGAGGAACATCATCATCTCCACCTGCAAGACCAGCAGGTGTGAAGACACCAGTGAGGAAGTCTACTTCAGTGAGAAAGTCAACTTCGGGAAGAACATCCTCTTCTCCAGAAAAATCCACAAAGCCGAAAAGAAAAATATTAAAGACGGTTGGATCCAGATCGATAGCTGCGAGGGGGAAGAAGGGTTCAGAAAGAACAGGCAAGAAACTAAGTGTTGTTGGGTTCAGAGGTCGGTCTTCTGCGGCTAGACCCTCTTCTTGA